aagataataataattgtgaaaagataataatttgtttgacaggaaaaaaaaaataagaaaaaaagaaaagaaacagaaaaCTTATTTTTGCTTTACAACGAAGGCAAAAGGCTAATTCAGAGCTCCTTCTCCTccacaatcttcttcttctccaccagaatcaccatcatcatcatcgtttaTTCATTCCATCGATTTAGCGTTCTTCTGATCATAGGTGAGATATCGTTTCCTTGAAAACGTAGTGCCGATCGTTCACGACTCAAATCAGATAAGCTgatatcgtttttttttttttttttaattttctctgCAGACGTTGAGCGAAATCATCAATTTCCATTTCTGATCGATCGGTGAGGATGCGATTGTTCTCTTAAATGTCTTGAGATTTCATCTATTTGTTCGAATTTTGATCGTAGGGGTTTTGATTATGTTAGGTCATCGTTGTTTTCGTTGATCGTGAATCAATGGCGGGGTTAGAGAAAAACgcggagctgaagaagacgacgacgaGATCGAGTTTCTTCAGCAGGTCGATGACAACTCATCACGGGAGGCCAGTAGCTTCGTCCCTCAACCCTTCCCTGAATCGCACCACCTCCATCACCAAATACTACACCCCCGTGGAATCAGTCGGAAGCTCTCTCAAAGGCAAAGTCAAGGACCTTTGCAGATTATTCGAAGGCTCCAAATCAGTCAAACCGACCTCAACCGATCCTACTCCTCAGAAACAGCAGAAGCTAGGCAAATCGGTTTTATCCGAATCGCGGTTATCTCCGTTCCTGAGCTTAAGCAATTCCGTGACTCGCCTCCCCGGGACGGAGGACAGGATCGTGGTGTTTTTCACGAGCTTGAGAGGGATTAGACGGACGTATGAGGATTGTTACTCCGTTAGGATGATTTTtagagggtttagggtttggatcgATGAGCGTGATGTCTCGATGGACGCTGCTTACAGGAAGGAGCTCCAGATTGCGATGGGAGAGAAGAGTTGTGTGTCGTTGCCTCAGGTATTTATCATGGGGAAGTATGTTGGTGGTGCTGATGTGATTAAGAGCTTGTTTGAGATTGGTGAGCTCGCTAAGATTCTTAAGGCTTTCCCTGTTAGAGAGCCGGGGTTTGTGTGTCGTTGCTGTGGGGATGTTAGGTTTATTCCGTGTTTGAATTGTAGTGGGAGTAAGAAACTGTATGATGAGGATGAAGATAGGGTCAGGAGATGTCCGGATTGTAATGAGAATGGGTTGATACGGTGTCCTGATTGCTCTTCTTGAGGGGAAGAGAAGACAAcctgaaaaaagaaaagaaaatagagatgtattttattttgtgttgtGATGTGATGTAATCCGTTGGTGTGTAGATCAAAgtgaatgatgatgatgctgCAAGTATCTGAAAATCTCTTTTGGATCAGCAGCTTACATTTCACTTTCGGCTTTTAAGATTTGTTGTGATCATCGGTCTTGGGAGTGCTGATGATCGTTGATTTAGATAATGTGTGTTTGCTTGCTACTGAGGACTAATGTAATTTGTGTTTGTCGAAATGTCTGAAACGGGTAGTAAGCATTTCGGCTCTTGTGTGTCAATGTTGTGAAAAAAACAACTCTGTTCGTGTGCTATGTATTTGAGTGTAGATACTTAGTGTGTTTACTGGTATTGTGTTTGATTACGACCGTAGTTGTCTTCTATATGATCCATTAAGTTGTTCGCATGATAGTCTGTTCATGACAACTTGGTAAGAACTGAGAAGTGTTCTACAATCACACGCCTCGATCTTGTTTGCTCGTTTGCAAGAGATTTATGAACTCTTTCTTACAGTGTCGAGAGTTATTGACTTATTGCGCATACATTTCTAAAATGGCCCAACTATTATCTTTGAAACCGAAAGCAAGTTCTACTCTTGAAAAGCCTATATGTAATAGTGATGAGCCCATCCAATGTTTCGTTTTCCTTCTGCCATCCCTTGCAATTGAGCCGATGCTCACAGATCTgatgttttcattttaattttccgCAATGCATTCGAGAATTTTTCAAAagcaaaatttcaaataattcaaaagatgaattaaaattcaaaaccgTATAGATGTTgtgaaaattgtattttttttttcttttgttaaaacTGACATTACCGTCTCACAGGAAACGATTATACGCAGATAAAAACTAATTTACTTATTTAtcgtaaaaatgtcatttttggaaaagagaaaaatttgttataaacttataatggTCGTTTTGCATTTGATCCTTTTTACTCAGCTAATCCAAATAtccaatatataaatatcagtTTTTCTTTCGGCACGAGGCAATCCTCTTTACGTTAGAATTAGCATATTTCCTATCTTTTATAGTTTAGTCAGAATTGACGGTTATAGATTGTTTTTCACGCAACGCTTTCCACTTTAGTCACAAGCTTACGTGAACAGTTGAGCTACTGTAGGTATCTTCTTTACTCACGCATCCCTCCTCCAGTTGAATGCACACCTTAATTTACTATCCACTAGATATATAACTTTATTAGTTTTTCGTTTTTTGAAAATCATACTATCTCTTCTATCCACAAAATTTCATTCATGGTATAGGTTGGGATATAATTTCCACGCAAAAGAAATTTGATCGGGGAACTATTCCAATTTCCAAGTTGACAATGTCAAGTAAGTTTTACGTCGAACACTAcatcaacatatatatgtatatatatatatatatatatatatatatatatatatacggcCGTCGAGCATAGGAAACCATGTCAAAGTCTCTGCtggataattaaaaaattaaaaatatttttttaaaaatagtgtaGACGATAGGGTATAGTGTAAGATATTGAGACTCTTTGGCCTAACGGAATATTATATCAATGAGAACCATGTGATCACTCGTGATTGCTTTACTTTAACTTGGCGAGAGCCGAGAGGAGAGATAAATAAAGGAGCGAAAGCTGTTCAACCAAGCAAACTCGCAAATGAGTAAATACCAGATCTATTCCTCTTCGGTTTCtcttatacatatatacacTACATCTTCTTCCTTGCGATATGTAGTagataataaactaaaaaaagagTGAAATTCTTGGTAATGCAAGTTTGTAGCCAATTAGAAtgcccttttttcaaaaaaaaaaaatgtttgtagCCAATTAattctccaaaaaaaattatgtaaccaACTCATGGTGACTGAATCGTTGAGAGAATCACTACTAGCTAGCTAGTTAATTAATCCACATAGCTAGATGGAAGATTGGTATAATATTCTCCAtgccaaaaatcaaaaataactGGACGCTTATTAGTTTACTATAACATGTAAATGTTTCTGCATGGTtaacaaaattataattcatGCACTTTTTACGTAGAATAGAAGATTTCTCtgcttttaagttttaacccaAAATGGTTTGGAACCCAACCGTAATTTTCCCAGTTATTAATTACCACTCTTTTGGATATTTCCGCCACATACGTTGTCTATATCCAAAAACATTGGGAtctattttaattagatatacCAAAACATGTAGAAGGGACATGTTACCAACAGAGAAGTTTTCctgtaaaaattatatatatgtgtaaagtTCTGAAATAAAGTACAATGCACATGAAACACtaaatacatgtatttctttcatACACAACGACATGGATATAAATCCAACATTATCTGcgtatttaaaaaaactagACAATGTATGAGGGGGGCTTGAGTGTGACAATCAACCATGTGAAATCTTgctgttttatatattatcttagtctttttgctttatttaattgttattttactATATCTGGCGATAAGCTTATGCCAACTGACTTTCAAATTAAATTGAATATCCTGGATTTGTAGGTTGTTGGATCTAATGTAcgttataaataataaaacaacaagacacaaattaatattttattttgtatatccAGTGATTTAACAACTAGAAATACGCTTTTTCCATCCAGTTAGGAATAGATgcttaacagaaaaaaaaaacaataaaatgtcTATTAAAAACTAATGGATGATTATTATGTTTTACAAGATGTTTAAACTTTGGAAAGATTCTACTCTTGTGTTGTCTCCTTCCGGACACACTAGTAGTATTATTTAAAAGAGGATCTCAAACTACATATGGAATACGGTGACTAATCAATTGTGGCTATATTATTAGCCTGGGAATATAAATTACTAGGAtaagatctgcgccttgcgcagagtgagtttatttgtatatattatcgatagtttcttttatatatttgatcattttatttatatatatataatttttttgttgttattatataatttctttccgatggatcatttcaatttttattaaaaataatgaaacaaaactataattaatacatcatgggttgatcgaattggacattaaacaaattatgacataaaaaccttattttttccatcaaacacattcttgaaaaaagtgaacagtattgttttcacagttgaattattttaacttttatcttccatatgattttgaaagctttcaaatcaaccatcgaattgatacatgtcattctAATGTTaggaaaatttacatttttgtaatttaaagtcgttttaaaaaattcaaaatataacatataagaaaaaaatcaaacatataagaaagttataacatataaggtgtcctcatttttgtattttaaagtcgtttaaaaaaatatataacatataaggtttcctcatttttgtaatttaaagtcattttaaaaaatttaaaatataacatataagaaaaaatctaagatttgataacatttttgcatcattcttcatttttgtttaattttatattattaaaaaaataatcacattaaccatataataaaaaaaattgattttttcttatatgttatattttgaatttttttaaatgactttaaattacaaaaatggggaaaccttatatgttatatatatttttttaaatgactttaaaataaaaaaatgaggacaccttatatgttatatttttcttatatgttagaattttcttatatgttatattttgcatttttttaaaacgactttaaattacaaaaatgtaaattttccttaagtataggactaaaaacattaaaatgacatgtatcaattcgatggttgatttgaaagctttcaaaaccatatgaaagataaaaatcaaaataatttaattgtggaaacaatactgttcacttttttcaagaatgtattcgatggaaaaaataaggtttttatctcataatttgtttactgtccactagagaacattatattaacctaaaatataagaagtgtgtattctttccttaaataaaagttactgaattacctaatatgatttacatatatatgacaattaatgattatgaataataaatatttgataacaatttttgcatccttcttcatttttgtttaattttatattattaaaaaataaacaatcacattaaccatataataaaaaaaatagattttttcttatatgttatattttgattttttttaaaatgactttaaattacaaaaatgaggaaaccttatatgttatattttttttaaacgattttaaaatacaaaaatgaggacaccttatatgttatattttttttatatgttagattttttcttatatgttatattttgaattttttaaaacgactttaaattacaaaaatgtaagttttccttaagtatacgactaaaaacattaaaatgacatgtatcagttcgatggttgatttgaaagctttcaaaaccatatgtaagataaaagtaaaaatacttcaactgtgaaaacaatactgttcactttttcaagaatgtgttcgagagaaaaaataaggtttttatgtcataaattatttaatgtcCACtatagaacattatattaacctaaaatataagaagtgtgtattctttctctaaataaaagctacgaaattacctaatatgatttacgtatatatgataattaatgattatgaataataaagatttgataacaatttttgcattcttcttcattttgtttaattttatattattaaaaaaataaacaatcacattaaccatataataaaataatcattaattgtcatatatatgtaaatcatattaggtaattccgtagcttttatttaaggaaagaatacacacttcctatattttaggctaatataatgttctctagtgttatataattatgaaataatgtgacaccattagattaaactatactttatattagatgctgtagaattctttgaaattgaatttagaAGACATTTAAAGTACCAcataagatttgtttttttttaattaatacaaaattaaagttctaatttttcaaatgcttctcaattaatataaaggtgattttttgtttgtaatgACGTAAAATGAGAAAATTGAAGATCTTTgcacgaagaaaaaaaaattaacttgtCTTTGGCCTCCAGTCAATATTAAACGATTTCGCATTTTAAACCATTTATTAATACTCTAAATAAACTTACAATATTGACATTTGACCCCAATAAAAAGGCATAAATAGAgctttgaaaaatattaatggGGAAGAAATCAAATCTAATAAACTTACTCCTCCTACCTTACACGACCTTACTAATTAGACAAAGATTTGACTTCAATATTAagaaccacaaaaaaaaaaaaaaatctgaatcgaAAAATTCCAGATAATCTGCTAGAAAATGACGTGGACCAATGAGGTTTAAACGTGCACGGATCAGtatcataataaataatattcccTGAAacggaatatttttttttatccgaTCCCGAAATTAACTCGCTTTCGGACAATAGCATTGGAAAATAGGTTTCGTGTAATGAGAGGATGCTCCACGTGTCGTTAATAAAGATGGAGAAGTTAGAAAAGCGACCGGCTTCAGCCGGTAAAACCAATATCCGCGAACCACCATACCCGGTtgtgtggttaatattttttattttttttccggaaaaagaataataaaatggGGGTTTAAGCCATTGTTTTCGGTTGTGGTATCTTTTGAGAGGGTTTTatgtcttctttcttcttcgttaCTTCTATtctaaaagagagagagagagagaacgagAGGAGTAAaacgaaacaaaacaaaaacagaggatGATCGCGAAATCATCATCCTAAGATCTTCGAGAAATTCTGTGTAAATTTGTGTTTGTTAATTTCTCCATTGTAGAGGTAGCTATCCTTCTGAATCAGATCCGTGAAAGGGTTAGTGACTTCTCATGATCACAATTAATGATCAcgattcttttttttccttttttttttgattagtaTCAACGTGTTTTTACGTGAATTGTGATGGTAAATTATTTGAATCTGAcgtaaaaaaattcgaatttttgaataaaatgttttCGTGTCTGGTCTGAAAGTTGGCATTTTTCAGCGAGATctgatcagttttttttttcttttgtttgtttgtttctacgtaaattgtttttaaaaagttcaTATATTTGAGTTTTATGTTTCGTTGTTAATTCTGATCTGTATACTCTGTCGTTTCATCAGACCTTCAACATTCATTAAACTCTACCTGAATCTGTAGAGTTATTAGTTTCACAATTGCTTAAAAATTATACTCTTTATTTTGGTGGAGATTTAGAAGATTTATGCTGAATCTTTGCAGATTGTCTGAGAGATGGTGGTCAAGAGGAGGTTAAACTGTGGCTTTGATTTCTCGAGTGTTCCCAAGGCTCCTCGTTCAACCAGGGTAATGAATATTCGTGTGCTTCATTTCGATTagtttaatgtttttctttttttattaatttgtgtCTGATGACTTGTGgttgatatttttatagatGAAGGTCTCAAGTAAGAGAGATGACGTTGACAGTCAGCTCACTGCCTTTGATTTGCTCGCTTCTCTTGCTGGAAAGCTACTGGAAGAAAGCGAAAGCTCCTCAACCTCTACCTATGGTGACAGTCAAGAGGATCATCATCTGGTTGTAAATATCAAACAAGAAAATGTCTATAATAATAAGCCTTGTAAATCTGAGCTTTCCCATCAAGGAAACCTTTCCTCAAAGTCGCCTAGTGAGAACACTAGCGAGACGTGTTTGCAAGTTTCCTCTTTGGAAAATGATTGCGTTTTGGATAAGGCACCTGTTTCTGATTGTGGTAAGATAGCTCTTGGTCTGAAGCAGCCCCTTGTAGGTTGTGGAAACAAGAACGAAGATTGTGCTGTCCATGTTGAACAAGGAGAAGCGACCAATGGCTTGATGATCCCTGATACTATCAGCTTAAAGGATCCAAGCCACGAATCAGTCCACCTGGATGGTGTCCTTAATGGTTCTTTGGGAGGATATATGAATCAATCTAAGTTAGTTTGCAGAGATGATGATGACGAAAACTAttgtaaattctttaaatttagTGACAAATGTAATAAGTCATATAGGCCTATGACTCGTGTTGGACATCGAAGAATCAAGAAGTCAAAATACGGTAGAGCATTCCCCAGATCGAAATGCTTTGAAGACACTAGAACAGGTTAGTATAAGATCTTACCGTGTTTCTCTTTTACACATCCTTTTTTagctctttctctcttcttactCTGCTTTGGTGTGTATCTGTCTAGATGGTTGTTTAAAGGCTCTATACCGCAAGAGAAAACTATGTTATGGCTACAACCAATGGAAGCATGAGACAGTTCATAGGAAGAGAAGATTGTCTGACAAAGGGTTAGTAGTTACTTCTGATGGAGGACTCAGTAGCGAAAGTGTTACCAATTCACCTCAGAAGGGAGAGTCAGGTACCTATCACTCTATATGATCCAGATGCTTCGTTATCTGCCTGGATTGGTGCTCATGTTTATTTTCATTGTATTCAGTAAAGTTAAGCATCAAGTCCTTTAGGATTCCAGAGCTTTTTATTGAAGTTCCGGAAACAGCAACAGTAGGCTCACTCAAGGTGTGTGTGATTAAATTGTCATGAAGTGTTATAATTTCATAGCACTAGTTGTGACACTTGACACCTTTTGGTTACAGAGGACGGTGATGGAGGCTGTCACTGCTTTACTCGGTGATGGGATACATATTGGGGTGTTAGTCCAAGGGAAGAAGGTTAGAGATGACAACAACACTCTCTCACAGACTGGTCTCTCGTGTAGAGAGAATCTAGACAACCTTGGCTTTACCTTGGAGCCTGGTTCCTCTAAAAATCCTGTCAATATTATGCCAACTGATTCAACAAATTTGTCAGAAAGGTAgtaacatctttttttttc
The window above is part of the Brassica napus cultivar Da-Ae chromosome C3, Da-Ae, whole genome shotgun sequence genome. Proteins encoded here:
- the LOC111204284 gene encoding telomere repeat-binding protein 4; the encoded protein is MVVKRRLNCGFDFSSVPKAPRSTRMKVSSKRDDVDSQLTAFDLLASLAGKLLEESESSSTSTYGDSQEDHHLVVNIKQENVYNNKPCKSELSHQGNLSSKSPSENTSETCLQVSSLENDCVLDKAPVSDCGKIALGLKQPLVGCGNKNEDCAVHVEQGEATNGLMIPDTISLKDPSHESVHLDGVLNGSLGGYMNQSKLVCRDDDDENYCKFFKFSDKCNKSYRPMTRVGHRRIKKSKYGRAFPRSKCFEDTRTDGCLKALYRKRKLCYGYNQWKHETVHRKRRLSDKGLVVTSDGGLSSESVTNSPQKGESVKLSIKSFRIPELFIEVPETATVGSLKRTVMEAVTALLGDGIHIGVLVQGKKVRDDNNTLSQTGLSCRENLDNLGFTLEPGSSKNPVNIMPTDSTNLSERSAASLELDSRIPLCLQDADHVINYGTCVEYSQELVPYQSDITADEQQPLSSDSRAIVPVPPLEPEALAVVPLSEKPKRTELSQRRTRRPFSVTEVEALVHAVEELGTGRWRDVKLRSFDDASHRTYVDLKDKWKTLVHTASISPQQRRGQPVPQELLDRVLAAHRYWSQHQVKQNGKLQAAAMMVVE
- the BNAC03G06050D gene encoding uncharacterized protein At5g39865, which produces MAGLEKNAELKKTTTRSSFFSRSMTTHHGRPVASSLNPSLNRTTSITKYYTPVESVGSSLKGKVKDLCRLFEGSKSVKPTSTDPTPQKQQKLGKSVLSESRLSPFLSLSNSVTRLPGTEDRIVVFFTSLRGIRRTYEDCYSVRMIFRGFRVWIDERDVSMDAAYRKELQIAMGEKSCVSLPQVFIMGKYVGGADVIKSLFEIGELAKILKAFPVREPGFVCRCCGDVRFIPCLNCSGSKKLYDEDEDRVRRCPDCNENGLIRCPDCSS